The following proteins are co-located in the Micromonospora coriariae genome:
- a CDS encoding MDR family MFS transporter yields MRTMRSWFRDTTGGLPTTFWYLWTGTLINRLGSFVLVFLAIYLTQERGFSASQAGLVLGLWGVGGAVGTTAGGTLADRWGRRPTLLTAHVGAAAMMLALGLAKDLWAVALGALLLGLFAEAARPAFGAMMIDVVPAKDRLRAFSLNYWAINLGFACAAVLAGLAAQADYLLLFVVDAGTMLITALIIFTRVPETRQSGRAAAAASAPRGALRTILADRVYLGFVALNLLAALVFLQHISMLPIAMSDDGLSPATYGSVIALNGVLIVIGQLFVPRLIRGRSRSHVLALAAVVMGAGFGLTAFAGTVWLYGLTVLIWTVGEMLNSPSNSTLIAELSPAELRGRYQGVFSLSWQIAGACAPILGGLVREHAGNATLWLACAAIGVVTAVAHLVSGPARERRAATLRRTGEALAPVSATPPSTAQPEPATA; encoded by the coding sequence GTGCGGACGATGCGGAGCTGGTTCCGGGACACCACCGGCGGCCTGCCAACCACATTCTGGTACCTGTGGACCGGCACGCTGATCAATCGGCTCGGCTCGTTCGTCCTCGTCTTCCTCGCCATCTACCTGACCCAGGAGCGCGGTTTCTCCGCCTCCCAGGCCGGCCTGGTGCTCGGGTTGTGGGGCGTCGGCGGCGCGGTCGGCACCACCGCCGGCGGCACACTGGCCGACCGGTGGGGCCGGCGACCGACGTTGCTCACCGCGCACGTCGGCGCGGCCGCGATGATGCTCGCCCTCGGGCTGGCCAAGGACCTCTGGGCCGTGGCGTTGGGCGCGCTGCTGCTCGGCCTGTTCGCCGAGGCGGCCCGGCCCGCGTTCGGGGCCATGATGATCGACGTGGTGCCGGCGAAGGACCGGTTGCGCGCCTTCTCGCTCAACTACTGGGCGATCAACCTGGGCTTCGCCTGCGCCGCCGTCCTCGCCGGCCTCGCGGCGCAGGCCGACTACCTGCTGCTGTTCGTGGTCGACGCGGGCACCATGCTGATCACCGCGCTGATCATCTTCACCCGCGTGCCGGAGACCCGGCAGAGCGGCCGGGCGGCCGCCGCGGCGAGCGCCCCGCGCGGCGCCCTGCGGACGATCCTCGCCGACCGGGTCTACCTCGGCTTCGTGGCACTGAACCTGTTGGCCGCCCTGGTGTTCCTCCAGCACATCTCGATGCTGCCGATCGCCATGAGCGACGACGGCCTCAGCCCCGCCACCTACGGCTCGGTGATCGCGCTCAACGGCGTCCTGATCGTGATCGGCCAGCTCTTCGTGCCCCGGCTGATCCGTGGACGGAGCCGCTCGCACGTGCTCGCGCTGGCCGCCGTGGTGATGGGTGCCGGGTTCGGGCTGACCGCGTTCGCCGGCACCGTCTGGCTCTACGGGCTTACCGTCCTGATCTGGACGGTCGGCGAGATGCTGAACTCGCCGTCCAACTCCACCCTGATCGCCGAGCTCTCCCCCGCCGAGTTGCGCGGACGCTACCAGGGCGTGTTCTCCCTGTCGTGGCAGATCGCCGGGGCCTGTGCGCCGATCCTCGGCGGCCTGGTGCGCGAGCACGCCGGCAACGCCACGCTCTGGCTCGCCTGTGCCGCGATCGGCGTCGTGACCGCGGTGGCGCACCTGGTGTCCGGCCCGGCGCGGGAGCGGCGCGCCGCCACCCTGCGCCGTACCGGCGAGGCGCTGGCACCGGTCAGCGCCACCCCGCCGTCAACTGCACAGCCCGAGCCGGCGACGGCCTGA